A single Triticum dicoccoides isolate Atlit2015 ecotype Zavitan chromosome 2A, WEW_v2.0, whole genome shotgun sequence DNA region contains:
- the LOC119355912 gene encoding GATA transcription factor 5-like: protein MLHQTLTPSSLAFSASASPDPLPFASNASPAAAAATTLRPSAMPSYAHHHSSLDERMDALKGSSRQEETPDEAAAAAEAPAAWGFAERDGFSVEDLLDLEEFCEPDKDSADEPEEAPAADVKEEKLNDGPNQPVVSYELAPPAPPAPEIVDLPAHDVEEELEWVSRIMDDSLSELPPQPAPPASMMASLAPRPPQHRLPQRHPLPQRHPQDGAYRALPSMSDPMRTPTICALSTEALVPVKAKRSKRSRASGWSLSGPAPDSTSSSSTTTTSSCSSSASFSPYFLLDTPHFGASELMEEYNILPPPAKKSKHGKSSKQKVKKRGRKPKNLPAHPSSATEATQSDRRCSHCGVQKTPQWRAGPEGAKTLCNACGVRYKSGRLLPEYRPACSPTYVSSVHSNSHRKVLEMRRKKEDGPLTVTATAPAVASF from the exons ATGCTCCACCAAACGCTCACCCCTTCTTCCCTTGCCTTCTCCGCCTCCGCTTCCCCCGACCCTCTCCCCTTCGCCTCAaacgccagccccgccgccgccgccgcgaccacCCTTCGCCCCTCGGCCATGCCGTCCTACGCGCACCACCACAGCTCTCTG GACGAGAGGATGGACGCCCTCAAGGGCAGTAGCCGCCAGGAGGAGACGCCcgacgaggccgccgccgccgccgaggcgccGGCGGCCTGGGGCTTCGCCGAGCGGGACGGCTTCTCCGTCGAGGACCTGCTGGACCTTGAGGAGTTTTGCGAGCCGGATAAGGACAGCGCCGACGAGCCCGAGGAGGCTCCGGCCGCCGACGTGAAGGAGGAGAAGTTGAACGACGGGCCCAACCAGCCCGTCGTGTCGTATGAGCTCGCCCCTCCGGCGCCGCCCGCGCCGGAGATTGTTGACCTGCCG GCGCATGACGTCGAGGAGGAGCTCGAGTGGGTGTCCCGTATCATGGACGACTCGCTCTCCGAGCTGCCCCCGCAGCCGGCGCCGCCCGCGTCGATGATGGCCTCGTTGGCGCCACGCCCGCCGCAGCACCGGCTACCCCAGCGACACCCGCTACCGCAGCGGCACCCGCAGGATGGAGCGTACCGCGCTCTGCCGTCCATGTCCGACCCTATGCGGACTCCGACCATATGCGCGCTGTCCACGGAGGCGCTGGTTCCGGTCAAGGCGAAGCGCAGCAAGCGCTCTCGGGCGTCGGGGTGGTCGCTCTCGGGCCCCGCGCCGGACTCCACCTCGTCctcgtcgaccaccaccacctcctcctgctcctcgtcgGCGTCCTTCTCGCCCTACTTCCTGCTGGACACGCCGCACTTCGGCGCCTCGGAGCTCATGGAGGAGTACAACATCCTGCCGCCGCCGGCCAAGAAGTCCAAGCACGGCAAGAGCAGCAAGCAGAAGGTCAAGAAGCGCGGGCGCAAGCCCAAGAACCTCCCCGCCCACCCGTCCAGCGCCACGGAGGCCACCCAGAGCGACCGGCGCTGCAGCCACTGCGGCGTGCAGAAGACCCCGCAGTGGCGCGCGGGGCCGGAGGGCGCCAAGACGCTGTGCAACGCGTGCGGCGTGCGCTACAAGTCCGGCCGGCTGCTCCCCGAGTACCGCCCGGCGTGCAGCCCGACGTACGTGAGCAGCGTCCACTCCAACTCCCACCGCAAGGTGCTCGAGATGAGGCGCAAGAAGGAGGACGGCCCGCTCACAGTCACCGCCACCGCGCCCGCCGTGGCGTCGTTCTAG